From Rutidosis leptorrhynchoides isolate AG116_Rl617_1_P2 chromosome 3, CSIRO_AGI_Rlap_v1, whole genome shotgun sequence, a single genomic window includes:
- the LOC139900653 gene encoding uncharacterized protein yields the protein MTIDKNWIGLRNRVSSEFLTGLNAFIARCENHLNDIGKCQCPCITCGNTRRHTPREIYQHIIRNGFEPSYKIWRHHGEELPPPPVVHNTPDPLRNFLHDVQGETILEFTEEGSNDDETMNDTIETPSAGLEDLIDATQTELYPGSRLSSLEFLAKLTHLKVLNRWTNTAFDQLLELLIQSHPPDNTIPKSYYETKKWMKKIGLGYEAIHACKNDCCLFYKEYKDLDNCPICEESRWKAERTTGKKVANKVLRYFPITPRLKRLYSSRHTAKYMTWHVTGQCKEEGKMRHPVDGRAWKEIDQRYPDFAQEPRNVRLGLAADGFNPFGNMNTAYSMWPVVLTTYNTPPWICMKESSLMLTMLIPGPKSPGKDIDVYLRPLVDELKALWSEGVITRDSVTNTNFIMKAILIWTINDYPARSSLSGWSGQGYKACSICNEDTPAMRVQNKIVYVSNRQNLEMNHPYRQSLEFNGKVDKTKKPRKFNYKYIEEQLNSLLPVGNPGKNHKNVGGKRKRPPNCPHNWTKISIFRELEYWKHLPLQHNLDVMHIEKNVLEAILGTLLMNDKSKDTHNARVDLERMGIRKELWLQPKNNGKKDGQYFKPHPKYSLKPEDRVHFCQFIKNVKLPDGFGSNFRQKVNKDDNNITGMKSHDCHIMIQRLLPVGVNAFLDVTISTPIIQLCAFFKKICARELMVADMVKAQKQLIKLLCTSELIYPPAFFDIMIHLVMHLTEEAIYGGPVYMRWMYPVERYMKKLKNYVRNKAKPEGCIAEGYVADEALTTCSMSLEGVQTRFNRPDRYEDGPNRPCEFHVFKSLCKFVSKGVHKTLTCEDREKLHWYVLDNCADIDEYKNEFILENPGADMKTYFPDWFRQKIRELRVADRLNCSNELLSLAEGPVGSANYYTACNVNGVRFVVRDRDERRTTQSSGIATPGVDGSRYYGRLEDILELHYGGLFSIVLFRCRWFKTANTPRIKRLHTRNNITSVDTKEEWYKEDQHILATQAQQIFYTDDPSKPSSWKVVHEVNHRKLWDRDIVEETERDVVYNANSSDLILDADLDNMTYTSMSVPGESSTIHFNPPTHAVDDDVDFIIDLDPIILPHDLCEDDADVNDDDEPDPHFVDDIAYSSDELDY from the exons ATGACGATTGATAAGAATTGGATTGGATTACGAAATCGAGTTAGTAGTGAGTTTCTTACTGGTCTTAACGCGTTTATTGCGAGGTGTGAAAACCATTTAAATGATATTGGTAAATGTCAGTGCCCGTGTATTACATGTGGTAATACGAGAAGACATACACCTCGTGAAATTTACCAACATATTATACGCAATGGGTTTGAACCTTCTTATAAGATTTGGCGGCATCACGGTGAAGAATTACCACCGCCGCCAGTAGTACACAACACACCAGATCCCCTTAGAAATTTCTTGCACGATGTTCAAGGGGAAACGATTTTAGAATTCACCGAGGAAGGATCGAATGACGATGAGACTATGAATGACACGATCGAAACTCCGAGTGCAGGTCTGGAGGATTTAATTGACGCCACCCAAACCGAGCTATATCCTGGTTCCAGGCTGTCCTCATTAGAGTTTTTAGCCAAGTTAACACACCTTAAGGTCTTGAACAGATGGACGAATACTGCATTTGACCAATTGTTAGAATTGCTCATACAATCACATCCCCCAGATAACACAATTCCAAAATCATATTACGAAACTAAGAAGTGGATGAAAAAGATCGGTTTAGGGTATGAGGCGATACATGCTTGTAAGAATGATTGTTGTTTGTTTTATAAGGAATACAAAGATTTGGATAATTGTCCAATATGTGAGGAGAGTAGATGGAAAGCGGAACGCACAACGGGCAAGAAAGTTGCTAATAAAGTTTTGCGTTATTTTCCTATAACTCCCAGACTTAAACGTTTGTATAGTTCCAGACACACTGCAAAGTATATGACTTGGCATGTTACTGGACAATGCAAGGAAGAGGGTAAGATGCGTCATCCGGTAGATGGTCGAGCGTGGAAAGAAATCGACCAAAGATATCCAGATTTTGCACAAGAACCCAGAAACGTTCGATTAGGGTTGGCTGCCGATGGTTTCAATCCATTCGGCAACATGAATACGGCTTATAGCATGTGGCCAGTAGTACTGACAACATACAATACGCCTCCGTGGATATGTATGAAAGAAAGTTCTCTCATGTTGACTATGCTAATTCCTGGTCCTAAATCACCTGGAAAAGATATCGATGTTTACTTGAGGCCTTTGGTTGATGAGTTGAAGGCTTTATGGTCCGAAGGAGTGATTACGAGAGACTCAGTTACAAACACGAATTTTATAATGAAAGCCATACTTATCTGGACCATCAACGATTATCCTGCCCGTAGTAGTTTATCAGGTTGGAGTGGCCAAGGTTATAAAGCATGCTCTATATGTAACGAGGACACTCCTGCAATGCGTGTGCAAAACAAAATTGTTTACGTAAGTAATAGACAGAACCTTGAAATGAATCACCCTTACAGACAAAGCTTAGAATTCAATGGTAAGGTTGATAAAACCAAAAAACCTAGAAAGTTCAACTATAAGTATATTGAAGAACAACTCAATTCGTTGTTGCCAGTTGGTAATCCCGGGAAAAATCATAAAAATGTTGGTGGAAAAAGAAAACGTCCCCCTAATTGTCCGCACAACTGGACTAAAATTTCTATTTTCCGGGAACTTGAGTATTGGAAACATCTTCCACTGCAACACAATCTAGATGTCATGCATATTGAAAAGAATGTGTTGGAGGCTATATTGGGTACCTTATTAATGAATGACAAATCCAAAGACACTCACAATGCACGAGTTGACTTGGAAAGAATGGGAATTAGGAAAGAATTGTGGCTCCAACCAAAAAACAACGGTAAAAAAGACGGGCAATACTTCAAACCTCATCCTAAATACTCGCTTAAACCCGAAGACCGAGTCCATTTTTGTCAATTCATTAAAAATGTTAAACTTCCAGATGGGTTTGGATCAAATTTCAGGCAGAAAGTGAACAAGGATGATAACAACATAACAGGCATGAAGTCTCATGATTGCCATATCATGATACAACGATTATTACCGGTCGGAGTTAACGCATTTTTGGACGTAACTATCTCGACACCAATAATCCAGCTATGCGCATTCTTTAAGAAAATTTGTGCTCGAGAGTTAATGGTAGCCGACATGGTGAAAGCTCAAAAACAATTGATTAAACTTTTATGTACTTCTGAGCTGATTTATCCTCCGGCTTTTTTTGACATAATGATTCATCTGGTTATGCATTTAACGGAAGAGGCTATATATGGAGGGCCTGTTTACATGAGGTGGATGTATCCAGTTGAGAGATACATGAAGAAATTAAAAAATTATGTTAGAAATAAAGCTAAGCCTGAAGGTTGTATAGCAGAGGGGTACGTTGCCGACGAAGCGTTAACAACATGTTCAATGTCTCTTGAAGGAGTACAAACGAGATTTAATCGGCCTGACAGATATGAGGACGGGCCAAATAGACCGTGTGAGTTTCATGTGTTCAAATCCCTATGTAAATTTGTCAGTAAAGGTGTGCACAAAACTTTGACCTGCGAAGATCGAGAGAAACTTCATTGGTATGTACTCGACAACTGTGCTGACATCGACGAATACAAAAA TGAGTTTATATTAGAGAATCCCGGTGCTGACATGAAAACATATTTTCCTGATTGGTTCAGACAAAAG ATACGTGAATTGCGGGTAGCTGACCGATTGAATTGTAGCAACGAATTGCTAAGTCTCGCTGAAGGACCGGTGGGTTCCGCAAACTATTACACTGCTTGCAACGTGAACGGTGTTAGGTTTGTGGTTCGTGATCGTGATGAACGGCGCACCACACAAAGTAGCGGGATTGCAACACCCGGAGTCGATGGCAGTAGATATTATGGTCGGTTGGAAGATATTCTCGAATTGCATTATGGTGGTTTATTTAGTATAGTGTTATTTAGATGTCGGTGGTTCAAAACTGCGAACACCCCTCGTATAAAACGTTTACATACAAGGAATAACATAACTAGTGTTGACACGAAAGAAGAGTGGTACAAAGAAGATCAACACATTCTTGCAACACAAGCTCAACAAATCTTTTACACTGACGATCCGTCTAAGCCTTCTAGTTGGAAGGTTGTTCATGAGGTCAATCATCGAAAACTGTGGGATAGAGACATCGTCGAAGAAACCGAAAGGGATGTTGTATACAACGCCAATTCATCCGATCTTATATTGGATGCTGATTTAGATAATATGACTTATACAAGTATGAGTGTACCTGGAGAATCATCAACAATTCATTTCAATCCACCAACACATGCAGTTGATGATGATGTTGACTTTATTATCGATTTAGACCCCATAATCCTTCCTCATGATTTATGTGAAGATGATgctgatgttaatgatgatgatgaacctgatCCCCATTTTGTTGATGATATAGCTTACTCTAGCGATGAATTAGATTATTGA
- the LOC139897051 gene encoding uncharacterized protein, with the protein MCINMLAGIVKDPLFPKHYESWEKVPGENKEKIWLDLGGFFKMGDWLDGGHTQKVVEAGVNSLCADRWRNAKSKQKKYFTDNDGYALPNNLRNRPPPNVQQRLWDPFVDLMLSSKFRARSAQNKKNRAKMEYASTQGSRSIADRVASLDPPSLIENFKNNHTFKKGGWSGDKARVNHEKMLKLKEKYPERSDEVIMLEVLGKRRGYRRGVGKTLPGSASTSSSSSTCQTRRPPPPGSENPLLKEAVYDTFAFNNMAIPPQWQSFFPTPNQTQETEGEDEGDDDEDMEESGASQSESDEENEDEAR; encoded by the exons ATGTGTATTAATATGCTCGCGGGAATCGTTAAGGACCCGTTATTTCCAAAGCATTACGAGAGTTGGGAAAAGGTTCCTGGCGAAAACAAAGAAAAAATTTGGCTTGATCTCGGT GGGTTTTTTAAGATGGGCGACTGGCTAGATGGTGGACATACCCAAAAGGTGGTGGAAGCCGGGGTAAATTCTTTGTGCGCGGACCGATGGAGAAAtgctaaaagtaaacaaaaaaaatatttCACGGATAATGACGGGTACGCACTTCCCAATAACCTTCGAAACCGACCCCCACCGAATGTTCAACAACGTCTATGGGACCCATTTGTGGACCTAATGCTTTCAAGTAAATTCCGGGCTCGTTCTGCGCAGAACAAGAAAAATAGGGCGAAGATGGAATACGCCAGTACGCAGGGTAGCAGGTCAATTGCCGACCGTGTG GCCTCTCTGGATCCTCCGAGTCTTATCGAAAACTTCAAGAACAACCACACTTTTAAGAAAGGTGGATGGAGTGGGGATAAAGCTAGGGTGAACCAC GAAAAAATGTTGAAATTAAAAGAAAAATATCCGGAAAGGAGTGATGAAGTCATTATGTTGGAAGTTTTAGGCAAACGTCGCGGGTACCGTCGCGGAGTGGGTAAAACGTTACCCGGATCGGCTagtacatcatcttcatcatcaacttgtCAAACAAGACGACCACCACCACCGGGTTCCGAAAACCCATTGCTAAAGGAAGCGGTATACGATACTTTTGCCTTTAACAATATGGCAATCCCGCCCCAATGGCAATCTTTTTTCCCAACCCCCAATCAAACTCAAGAAACCGAAGGTGAAGACGAaggtgatgacgatgaagacatggAAGAAAGTGGTGCGTCTCAAAGCGAAAGTGATGAAGAAAATGAAGATGAAGCAAGGTAA